DNA from Patescibacteria group bacterium:
CATCCCAGGGCGACGGCGATGCCGGCAAATCCTCGGCCGCGCAGGATTCAATTACCTGCGGCGTAATCGGGATAATTCCGGTTGAAAAACGCCACACGAAAGACGCCTCGCGCGGGCCGACCGCGCATTCCTCATCCGCGCCGCGGCAGGTGCCGTCGGCGCAGCACTGTTGATCCGCGTCGCAGGCCGCCGGCTCGTCAAGACAGTTCTCAACCCGGAAATTTATGCCGTTTGACGGCAATCCTCCGGATGAAGTCGCGACCACCGGACCGGTCGCCGCGCCAGCGGGCACAACGGATGATATTTCAGTGTTTGACCATGCATTGATTTGCGCGTTTTTCAAATTATAAAACATTACCGAACCGGCCGAGCCGCCGAGCCGTTCGCCAAAAATAACAACCGCGGTTCCCGCCGGACCGGCGCTTGGCGAAATTCGGCAGACTCCCGGCGCGAGCGCCGCTGTCGTCACCGTGAACGCGGCCGCGTCGCTTGTTTTGGCGTCAGAACGCGTCACGCGTATTTCATGCGCGCCGGCCGATACCGCTCCGCCGTCCGCGTATGCGGCCGGCACTTTAACCGTAATGCTGTCCGCCATCCAAAAATCCGTGCCGCAGGCTTCGGGAAAATTAAAATCCCCGAGCGCTGATTGGCCCGTGGATGTATTTATAAAAGTCACTTTACCGACCGACGAACCAAAATTACTGCCGCGCAGCGTCACATACTCGCCGATCGGACCCATAGCCGGACTCACTTCCGCGATCACCGGTTTGCCGCTGAGCCCCCGCTCGACAACTTGAAAATCTACTCCATTTGAAGAAACTCCCCCGACCGAAACGCGCACCGGATATTCACCTTCCCCCATCGGCGGAATAGTCGCGCGCACGGCTCCGGCCGCCCACGACTCAATCCGGCCGGCCGGCACTTCGCCGACCGTTACCGCGCCTTCAGCCTCACCGAATCCCGAACCCGAAATTGAAATCGCATCGCCGGCTTCTCCCTGGTTCGGATTTATTTCACAGATGCCCGGACGCGCTATCGTATTCACGAGAAAATCCGCCACCACCGGTCCGCGGGTATTGTCCGTGGTGTCTGCTTCGCCGGCCAATGATACAACTTCAATCGGGCCGCTTGGCGCTGCCGCCGGGACAGTTATAATAATTTGATTATTTGACCAGACGCTCGTGCATGCCGCAAGCGGAGCTTCAATCTCATCCCCTTCGGCAGCGGCTCCCAAAAATCTTACTGTTCCGCGCGCAACTCCAAAATATTGACCCGCAATCGTGACAAGCGTACCGGGTGCGCCGTCCAGGGGATCAACACCTTCAATGAGCGGAAGCGCAACGCAAATTCCGCCCTCGCAATAACCGGATGAACATTCTTCGCTCATAGTGCAGGTTCCACCGGCGCAGGAACCGCAGTATTCCGCGCTCCCCGAATCCTCACCGCAATCAATGCCGGTCTCTTCGCTATCACGCACGCCATTAAAACAATGTTCAGCCCGAGCAACTACGGAAACCGATTCCGATGTTCCGCTATTGTCGTCAATATCATAGGCCCGCGCCTGAACCGAATGCCGCGAACCGAGCTCAAGGCCGGTCGTATCCCAGTCAACCTCGGCAGTAAAATTCATGGGCGTCGGCGAAGGCGGCCCGTCGCTTGACCAAAGCGCGCCATCAACATCAAAATCCACGACCGAAACCCCGGCATCGTCCGTGGCCTCGGCCTGAAAAGTTATTATTGAATTTACCGGAATGCCCTGACCGTTATCTGGATAATTTAAAACAACATTCGGACCGGTTACGTCCACGAGATTGCCGGTTGAAAATGAACCTTCGCATATCGCGCCGAATCCGCTGCAGCTCACATACATTCCGCCCGAACTCCGAAGTCCGGTCGCTATCGAAACGCGGTATTCAGTATCCGCGTCAAAGCATTTTTTACTCTGGTTCGGATCCGGGCACGCCGCGTCCGGCACAAAAATCACCTTGTTTCCCGCCGCGCTGAACGCACCTTCAACGCGCGTGCCATCTGCTGCGCGCGCGACTGTAATATTCCGCTCAATCGTTCCCGCGTCAACCGCGGCGTTGAATAAAATTCTGATCGCAACATTGCGGATTGGCACCGCGCCCTGCGGACTCATGCTTTCAACCTGAAATGTTCTTGTTACGCCGCCGGGGATTCCGCCTCCGCCCGGACCGGTCGGACCGGCACCCTCCTCAACCCCGGTTGCCCGGAGCAATGAATTCAGTACAAACTGAGAAATCGCAAAAGATGTCAGAATGATCGCAAGCCCGATCACCGCATTGGTCAAAACCTTTTTCGCGTTTCCAACCTTTTCTTCGTCTCCGCCGGCCGTCATCCACAAAAATCCGCCATAAAGCACAAAGATCAGCGCGATAATACCGAGTAGACCAAGAGCGATGTTGATAATTCTCGCGACAATCACGCGGATATCTCCGCCGCCGAGCTGGATCTCCTCTGCCACCGGCTCAATCCCCACGTCTACCGCCAAAACCGCATGCATGAACGACAAAATGCTAACCGCAGTTATCAAAAAAATACCCGCCAAAACAAAACTTTTGACTTTTGACTTAGACTTTTGACTTTTGACTTTTGACTTTTGACTTTTCATCTATCGTTGCTTTACCGGAAAACTCTGACAGGCTCCGGTTGAACGTGAATTTGACGGCTGTTCATCGCAACACCACGGTGCTCCATCCCGATCCTTGGGACAACCGGGCGTCGCGGCCGGGCTGAAACAATTTTGATAAACATCTTTAACGTCAGAAAATATTTCCGGATAATATTCGGTTTCTTCAAGGAATAAACCGTGGCGCATACTGGTCAGCGTATGATGAGGAACAAGTTCTCCTTCGGCCGCAAGACCGTCTTCAGTCAAATTCTCGGAATCAAATGAATACCAGATCGCAAACTCATCTTCCTGATTATCTCCGAGCAGAATATTGGATGAATTCAAACCCGAAAAACTCATGAGCGTATCCCAGATAATTTCAACCGGCAAATCCGGCGCTACCACGCCTTCGCCGGCTGAAGGATTTACCGACACCACCGACGGCGGTTCAATCAGCACGTTATCCGTCGTTCTGAAAGTCCAAAGATAATTGTCCGTTGATGGCCCTTCGGCCGTGCCGTTGCCGTTTCCGTCAAGAGAATTGCCCGCCATATCAACCACGCCGTTATACGGGAATATCGCGGCCGGCGCCTCATCCGACGCCATGCTTGCCGCCTTGACCGTCACGCCAATGTCCGCGTTCCCCGGCAGGCAGAATACCTCTCCACCGCATGAATTAGTGCCGCAAGACTCATCCGATAAAAATTCCACAGTTTTGTATTCATTGGAAATGCTGAATGTGCCGAGAATAATTCCGCCGCCCTCGGCCATGAGATTGCTGAAGCGACTCGTATGGCCGGTCGCGGATGTCGGGTCCACCGGTTCGGAAAAATTAATCTGAATAACCACGTTTTTGGGATATTCCTCGCTCGCGCGCGGGAATACGCTTCTTACTTCCGGCGGCGTCAAATCCACAAAAGTGCTCACCTGAAAATTCCACTGGTAACCGTCGCTCATTGAGCCCTGAAACGCATCATCACCCTCTGCATCTTTGATATTCGGCCCGAGCGAAACGGTATAGGAAACATTTTCACTCGCCGAACCGAGCCACTCGACGGGCTGAAAAACAAAAGTTTTCAAATCGTCCGTGAACCGCACGCACGCGCCGGTTTCGCGAAGCGCGCTTCCCTCTCCGTCGGCCGTCCTGTATATCTTGACGTTCGCGCCGTTAAGCAAGTCACTCGCCGTGTCGTCGCTCACATCAAGCGGCGTATCATTGTCATCGTAGCCGGAAATAAACGATTCAATGGACATTTCTTTTTTAAAAGTCACGAGTATCCTGGTATTTCGCGGAATATCGGTCGCCCCGCGCGCCGGATAATGATAGCTGATCACGCCGTTGCCAAGCGCGCTTGAGAACTGCTCGTATGTCGCCGGCGGCCCGGACGGCCCGCCTCCGGGACCAAAAATTCCGCCCTCACCCAAGAGCGCGGAAAATACAAAATAGGTAATCGCCCAGGACATAAGAATGATTGCAAGCCCGATCGCCGCGTTGGTCAAAACCTTTTTCGCTTTTTCTACCCTTTCTTCAACTCCGCCGGCCGTCATCCATAAAAATCCTCCGTACAGCGTGAGAGACAAAGCGATCACCGCGAGCAAACCGAGAGCGACATTGATAATCCGCGCGACAATCACCCGGATATCGGTCTGCGACGCGCCGATGGCTTCGCCGACCGGCTCCAAACCCACATCAACCGCTCCGACTATCGTCGGAGTCGCGAAAATAAAAAAGAACGCAAAGCTTATTACTAAAACAAATATAAGCCTCGCGTTCTTCTCGAAATTTTGTTTTCCTTTCCGCATGGGAAGAAAGGATTAATTTTTATAAAGCCTATTTACTTTGCAATTTCTTCTTCGACTAGGCGTTTTACTGTTCCTCCGTCGGCCCGGCCGCCGGTCTCTTTCATCACTGCGCTCATAATACGTCCAAAGTCCGCAGCCGTTACCTCGCCGGCTTCCATAATTTTAT
Protein-coding regions in this window:
- a CDS encoding Ig-like domain-containing protein, which codes for MRKGKQNFEKNARLIFVLVISFAFFFIFATPTIVGAVDVGLEPVGEAIGASQTDIRVIVARIINVALGLLAVIALSLTLYGGFLWMTAGGVEERVEKAKKVLTNAAIGLAIILMSWAITYFVFSALLGEGGIFGPGGGPSGPPATYEQFSSALGNGVISYHYPARGATDIPRNTRILVTFKKEMSIESFISGYDDNDTPLDVSDDTASDLLNGANVKIYRTADGEGSALRETGACVRFTDDLKTFVFQPVEWLGSASENVSYTVSLGPNIKDAEGDDAFQGSMSDGYQWNFQVSTFVDLTPPEVRSVFPRASEEYPKNVVIQINFSEPVDPTSATGHTSRFSNLMAEGGGIILGTFSISNEYKTVEFLSDESCGTNSCGGEVFCLPGNADIGVTVKAASMASDEAPAAIFPYNGVVDMAGNSLDGNGNGTAEGPSTDNYLWTFRTTDNVLIEPPSVVSVNPSAGEGVVAPDLPVEIIWDTLMSFSGLNSSNILLGDNQEDEFAIWYSFDSENLTEDGLAAEGELVPHHTLTSMRHGLFLEETEYYPEIFSDVKDVYQNCFSPAATPGCPKDRDGAPWCCDEQPSNSRSTGACQSFPVKQR